A genomic region of Leptospira bourretii contains the following coding sequences:
- a CDS encoding LruC domain-containing protein, with product MKRWFVLFTIPLILLDCSNKKKGLLLLPFLGLGDGSTQQAATSSANTGDGTFTVVGLETTDPNQVTPPTETTGGATTGDQTTTSPGTPVATTPTPAPTTVNNETTVVVVDQTNNGGDFNFETNVTVPVTVVIENEAGPVANAPVTVTETTTTGEPNVVGTGTTDSNGSVTIPISVPPTVTTVEVSVIGVNPTTGEVVEITGSAPIQQPSTGSGSEGSGTVVVAPVVNVDTTNFQPVNGCVQAVDSDCDGVANSYDEFPDDPSLATTARSGRYTIAFEDMYPSAGDADLNDHSTVFSTEMDKTPTNKVKTIRGTYTHVAKGAGYNHELRLSLDVPTNATVQVNYIDGSGQPWNGCVSASKYTANAVGDCTGGTLNTAQLKRGILILPSSDKTLFGKKNAPSAGTTFTINDFVRGVTAQVTITFEEPVDLNATKNLVGGHLNYFLAINQKTDGVYRQIYRPGYFTNSAGKDSFLDSKGFPWAIIVPGIFNHPTEGADIRKPSTSGYIFFNSWMNSNGVAHKDWYLHVDQIPAPNRPSYVVRVSDFYADNGFSAYLIKAVRKNALEVSASLIVVGAALGFLMKKRLQKKQAA from the coding sequence ATGAAACGATGGTTCGTTCTTTTCACAATTCCCCTTATATTATTGGACTGCTCCAATAAAAAGAAAGGTTTATTACTTCTCCCATTTTTAGGTCTAGGAGATGGAAGCACTCAGCAAGCTGCTACATCTTCAGCCAATACCGGTGATGGCACATTCACAGTGGTTGGATTAGAAACCACTGACCCAAACCAAGTCACTCCTCCCACAGAAACAACAGGTGGTGCTACGACTGGTGACCAAACCACAACAAGTCCTGGGACTCCTGTTGCGACTACCCCAACTCCCGCACCAACGACCGTAAACAATGAAACAACTGTCGTTGTTGTAGACCAAACCAATAACGGTGGGGATTTTAATTTTGAAACCAACGTAACAGTTCCCGTCACTGTCGTGATCGAAAACGAAGCAGGTCCCGTGGCAAACGCACCTGTAACAGTGACTGAAACAACAACTACGGGAGAGCCAAATGTTGTAGGAACGGGAACCACTGATTCCAATGGTTCTGTTACCATTCCTATCAGTGTGCCACCAACTGTGACCACAGTGGAAGTGAGTGTGATTGGGGTGAATCCGACAACAGGAGAAGTGGTTGAAATTACAGGTTCTGCTCCCATCCAACAACCTTCTACAGGTTCCGGATCAGAAGGATCAGGAACAGTTGTCGTAGCTCCAGTTGTCAATGTTGATACAACTAACTTCCAACCAGTGAATGGTTGTGTGCAAGCTGTTGACTCTGATTGTGACGGTGTTGCCAATTCTTATGATGAATTCCCAGACGATCCAAGCCTTGCAACAACAGCACGTTCCGGTCGATACACAATTGCTTTCGAAGATATGTATCCTTCTGCAGGAGATGCAGATTTAAATGACCATTCAACTGTATTCAGCACAGAGATGGACAAAACACCAACAAACAAAGTAAAGACGATTCGTGGAACTTACACCCATGTAGCAAAAGGTGCAGGATACAATCATGAATTAAGACTTTCTTTGGATGTCCCAACCAATGCAACTGTACAAGTGAATTATATTGATGGAAGTGGCCAACCATGGAATGGTTGTGTTTCTGCTTCCAAATACACTGCCAATGCAGTGGGAGATTGTACTGGTGGAACTTTAAATACAGCACAGCTCAAACGAGGGATTCTAATTCTTCCAAGTTCTGACAAAACTTTGTTTGGCAAAAAGAACGCTCCAAGTGCAGGAACTACGTTTACAATCAATGATTTTGTTCGTGGTGTCACTGCTCAGGTGACGATTACCTTTGAAGAACCAGTGGATTTAAACGCGACGAAAAACCTTGTAGGTGGTCACCTCAACTACTTCCTTGCCATCAACCAAAAGACAGATGGAGTTTACCGACAAATTTATCGCCCTGGTTACTTCACAAATAGTGCAGGAAAAGATTCTTTCTTAGACAGTAAGGGGTTTCCATGGGCTATCATTGTTCCAGGAATCTTCAACCACCCTACAGAAGGGGCCGACATTCGTAAGCCATCGACTTCGGGTTATATCTTCTTTAACTCTTGGATGAATTCTAATGGAGTGGCTCATAAAGATTGGTATTTACATGTAGACCAAATCCCAGCACCTAACCGCCCATCGTATGTGGTTCGAGTTAGCGATTTTTATGCTGACAATGGATTTTCTGCCTATCTAATCAAAGCAGTACGCAAAAATGCTCTAGAAGTTTCGGCAAGTTTGATTGTCGTGGGAGCTGCCCTCGGGTTCCTCATGAAAAAACGATTGCAAAAAAAACAAGCAGCTTAA
- a CDS encoding AMP-binding protein has translation MASVLRFATNEYFLSGNFDSDLKSQNPILIDPLWKGTKLEAPLHHFPLPTLDSPNSFCILTSGSTGLPKMVWKKWGEIENEISYWTMLPEIQRLFTNADKVQVQVPLCHLYGLLWGFLIPKRLGVLVEGNPNPEGGDLWITSAPQLQKAFHSEKKLPLHAIVSGMKFPVPLARSLRDLGGISITEIYGATETGAIGFRDPLRQNRFQILSSIETKFRSVEGMAETELQMKSPFLSHTSFLLKEEGWEEQIIPPSEYYSTNDLGNFSDLGWYLFGRKDRIIKHNGKRVSLDQIESEILGLGMEGEFISVPVSDELGEIIGLFSSSILSDVEILRILQKELPASHLPRVILKNPEIPKLPNGKPDYLTITKLCTEKYRSKQNQREERTPQKNLGSN, from the coding sequence ATGGCCTCAGTCCTTCGGTTTGCAACCAATGAATATTTTCTTTCAGGGAACTTTGATTCTGACTTAAAATCCCAAAATCCAATCCTCATCGATCCCCTTTGGAAAGGAACCAAACTAGAAGCACCTTTACACCATTTCCCCCTTCCCACTTTGGACTCACCAAATTCTTTTTGTATTCTCACATCGGGATCCACTGGGCTTCCGAAAATGGTTTGGAAAAAATGGGGAGAAATTGAAAACGAAATCTCATATTGGACAATGTTGCCGGAAATCCAAAGACTATTTACTAATGCAGACAAAGTGCAAGTACAGGTCCCACTTTGCCATTTGTATGGACTGCTTTGGGGATTTTTAATCCCCAAACGATTGGGGGTTTTGGTCGAAGGAAATCCAAATCCAGAAGGCGGAGATTTATGGATCACTTCAGCCCCACAACTGCAGAAGGCTTTCCATTCTGAGAAAAAACTTCCTCTTCATGCAATCGTTTCAGGAATGAAATTCCCTGTGCCACTTGCTCGTTCCCTAAGGGATCTAGGTGGGATCTCAATCACAGAAATCTATGGAGCAACAGAAACTGGGGCAATTGGGTTTCGAGACCCACTACGACAAAATAGATTCCAAATCCTTTCGAGTATTGAAACAAAATTTCGATCCGTAGAAGGTATGGCAGAAACAGAATTACAAATGAAAAGTCCCTTTTTATCACATACATCCTTTCTTTTGAAAGAGGAAGGTTGGGAAGAACAAATCATACCACCTAGCGAATATTACTCGACAAATGATTTAGGAAACTTCTCTGATTTAGGATGGTATCTTTTCGGTAGAAAAGATCGAATCATCAAACACAATGGAAAACGAGTTTCTTTGGACCAGATTGAATCAGAAATTTTAGGTTTAGGAATGGAAGGCGAATTTATTTCTGTCCCGGTTTCTGATGAATTAGGAGAAATCATTGGCCTTTTCTCTTCATCGATCTTATCGGATGTGGAAATATTACGAATCTTACAAAAAGAATTACCAGCAAGCCATCTCCCTCGTGTGATTTTAAAAAATCCCGAAATCCCAAAATTACCCAACGGAAAACCAGATTATTTAACCATCACCAAACTTTGCACCGAAAAATACCGATCCAAACAAAACCAAAGGGAGGAAAGAACACCCCAAAAAAATCTAGGATCAAACTGA
- a CDS encoding YiiD C-terminal domain-containing protein has product MRHREILLEYKVHPLWQFLEQTYGFEQAFRMFKPYEGANILPRLVDKNTMIVTMPLILSNTNYVGTHFGGSLYSMCDPFFMFLLMMNLGKDYMVWDKGAKIDFVKPGEGTVTATFHIPNNEFEDLKELLKKEKKTIRTYETEVVGEDGKTVAKITKDLYIRRLI; this is encoded by the coding sequence ATGAGACACAGAGAAATTCTTTTAGAATACAAAGTTCATCCTTTATGGCAGTTTTTAGAACAGACTTATGGTTTTGAACAAGCATTTCGCATGTTCAAACCGTATGAAGGTGCCAATATTCTACCCAGACTCGTAGACAAAAACACCATGATTGTGACTATGCCTCTGATTCTATCCAACACGAATTATGTGGGGACTCATTTTGGTGGATCGTTATATTCCATGTGTGATCCGTTCTTTATGTTTTTATTAATGATGAATCTTGGAAAAGATTATATGGTTTGGGACAAAGGGGCAAAAATTGATTTTGTAAAACCGGGAGAAGGTACAGTCACCGCAACCTTCCATATTCCAAATAACGAATTTGAAGATTTAAAAGAACTTTTGAAAAAAGAGAAAAAAACCATTCGAACCTATGAGACAGAAGTTGTTGGCGAAGATGGGAAAACCGTCGCCAAAATCACTAAGGATTTATATATCCGAAGATTGATTTAA
- a CDS encoding ubiquinone/menaquinone biosynthesis methyltransferase encodes MNQYQLPSQEKKPEYVRTNFDGIAKAYDRFNDWNSFFLHRIWKDWVVREARKSVPSAKSALDLCCGTGDITLRLSKDPNLNRVVGLDFSEKMLSFAIRKIPNNPKVELLIGDAMNLKQFADGSFDIVTMGFGLRNVSDLRKCLLEIKRVLKKDGVFVNLDVGRVRPKFLKFFADFYFFKMVPLFGYLLYGKENEMFDYLPHSSKVYPDQETLSAILTELGFRNVRFQNFVFGNAVAHVATN; translated from the coding sequence ATGAACCAATACCAACTCCCATCCCAAGAAAAGAAACCGGAATATGTAAGAACCAATTTTGATGGAATCGCGAAGGCTTATGATCGATTCAATGATTGGAATAGCTTTTTTCTCCATAGGATTTGGAAAGATTGGGTGGTGAGAGAGGCTCGGAAAAGCGTACCTTCTGCCAAATCCGCCCTCGACCTTTGTTGTGGGACAGGAGACATTACCCTTCGGCTTTCTAAAGACCCAAACTTAAACCGAGTGGTAGGCCTTGATTTTTCAGAGAAAATGTTGTCCTTTGCCATCCGTAAGATTCCCAATAACCCCAAAGTCGAACTCCTCATCGGCGATGCGATGAATCTAAAACAGTTTGCCGACGGTAGTTTTGATATTGTGACCATGGGATTTGGCCTTCGTAATGTGTCTGACTTACGAAAATGTCTTTTGGAAATCAAACGAGTATTAAAGAAAGATGGAGTTTTTGTGAATTTGGATGTGGGACGTGTGAGACCAAAATTCTTAAAATTCTTTGCCGATTTTTATTTCTTCAAAATGGTTCCTCTTTTTGGGTATTTGCTCTACGGAAAGGAAAATGAGATGTTTGACTACCTCCCGCATTCCTCAAAGGTCTATCCCGACCAAGAAACCCTATCAGCCATTCTCACAGAACTTGGATTCCGAAACGTCAGGTTCCAGAACTTTGTATTTGGTAATGCCGTTGCCCACGTAGCGACTAACTAA